In one window of Geotrypetes seraphini chromosome 3, aGeoSer1.1, whole genome shotgun sequence DNA:
- the SOX7 gene encoding transcription factor SOX-7: MTSLLGAYSWPEGLECSGLHGERSDGLSPAEKGAESRIRRPMNAFMVWAKDERKRLAVQNPDLHNAELSKMLGKSWKALLPSQKRPYVEEAERLRVQHMQDYPNYKYRPRRKKQIKRICKRVDPAFLLNNLSKEPNLASENRSCRTAGNEDDSVSYSSGATLQSLRNSTKADAYPYGLPTPPEMSPLEVLEPDRTFFSPQCTSEEQMSGAAYPAEYSAGPIHCNHLGQVAIPQPGALLQPVPTYYTSAFHSVHHNLHAHLGQLSPPPDHRNYDALDQISQVELLGEMDRNEFDQYLNTSGHPDHTGMTMTGHNQVSQTAAGPTSENSLISVLADATATYYNNYSIS; the protein is encoded by the exons ATGACTTCCCTGCTGGGCGCCTACTCGTGGCCCGAAGGTCTGGAGTGCTCTGGCCTGCACGGGGAGCGCTCGGACGGACTGTCCCCTGCGGAGAAGGGCGCCGAGAGCCGCATCCGAAGACCCATGAACGCCTTTATGGTGTGGGCTAAGGACGAGAGGAAGAGGCTGGCGGTGCAAAACCCCGACCTGCACAACGCCGAACTGAGCAAGATGCTGG GGAAGTCATGGAAAGCCCTGTTACCTTCACAGAAGAGGCCTTATGTGGAAGAAGCGGAAAGGTTAAGGGTTCAGCATATGCAGGATTACCCCAATTATAAATACCGTCCCAGGAGGAAGAAACAGATCAAACGGATCTGCAAACGGGTGGACCCAGCCTTTCTGCTCAATAACCTTTCCAAAGAGCCGAACTTGGCGTCAGAAAACCGAAGCTGCAGGACGGCTGGGAATGAAGATGACAGTGTCAGCTATTCCTCAGGGGCAACGCTCCAAAGCCTCAGGAACAGCACCAAGGCGGACGCCTACCCATATGGCCTTCCGACGCCTCCTGAAATGTCACCTTTAGAGGTGCTAGAGCCCGACCGGACCTTCTTTTCACCCCAGTGCACCTCAGAAGAGCAGATGAGTGGGGCAGCCTACCCTGCCGAATACTCTGCCGGCCCCATCCACTGCAATCATCTGGGCCAGGTAGCCATTCCACAGCCTGGTGCCCTGCTTCAGCCTGTTCCCACCTACTATACCTCAGCTTTTCATTCTGTTCACCACAACCTTCATGCCCACTTGGGCCAGCTTTCCCCTCCACCCGATCACCGCAATTATGACGCTCTGGACCAGATCAGTCAAGTTGAACTTCTAGGTGAAATGGACAGGAATGAGTTTGACCAATATCTAAACACGTCTGGCCATCCTGACCACACCGGGATGACTATGACTGGACACAACCAGGTGTCTCAGACTGCTGCCGGCCCGACCTCGGAAAACAGCCTCATTTCTGTTCTGGCAGACGCTACTGCTACCTATTATAACAATTATAGCATATCTTAG